A single genomic interval of Aerosakkonema funiforme FACHB-1375 harbors:
- the aqpZ gene encoding aquaporin Z, with the protein MSIVKRCLAEFIGTFWLVFGGCGSAVLAATFVADAAKISPEISFPLGIGLVGVSLAFGLTVLTMACAIGHISGCHLNPAVSLGLWAGKRFPTNDLFPYIGAQVFGAILGAAILYAIATGKPGFDIGGFASNGYGDHSPGKYSLLACFLTEFVLTFIFLLVILGSTDRRAPQGVAPIAIGLALTLIHLISIPVTNTSVNPARSTGPALFVGDWAIGELWLFWVAPILGALAAGFLYSKVFAEPLLERKD; encoded by the coding sequence ATGTCAATTGTAAAGCGGTGTTTGGCAGAGTTTATAGGCACGTTTTGGCTGGTTTTTGGTGGTTGTGGTAGCGCCGTGCTAGCAGCAACCTTTGTAGCAGATGCGGCAAAAATAAGTCCCGAAATATCATTTCCGTTAGGTATTGGATTAGTTGGCGTTTCCCTAGCATTTGGTTTGACAGTGCTGACGATGGCTTGTGCGATCGGTCACATCTCTGGCTGCCACCTAAATCCGGCTGTTTCCTTGGGATTGTGGGCAGGTAAACGCTTTCCCACTAACGATTTATTCCCCTACATTGGAGCGCAAGTGTTTGGAGCGATACTTGGTGCGGCGATTCTGTACGCGATCGCAACTGGCAAACCAGGATTTGACATCGGCGGATTTGCATCTAATGGCTATGGAGATCATTCTCCAGGTAAATATTCCTTACTAGCTTGTTTCCTGACAGAATTTGTTCTCACCTTTATCTTTTTACTTGTCATTTTGGGTTCTACCGATCGCCGTGCGCCGCAAGGTGTTGCTCCGATTGCGATCGGTTTGGCGCTAACCTTGATTCATTTAATTAGCATTCCCGTTACCAATACATCAGTAAATCCTGCGCGTAGCACCGGGCCCGCGCTTTTCGTAGGCGACTGGGCGATCGGGGAACTTTGGCTGTTTTGGGTAGCACCAATTTTAGGAGCATTAGCGGCAGGATTTTTATACTCAAAAGTGTTTGCCGAACCATTACTAGAAAGGAAAGATTGA